The following proteins come from a genomic window of Pseudomonas sp. WJP1:
- a CDS encoding iron ABC transporter substrate-binding protein encodes MKSPIPSFLKKALLATALLSAGHVYAADAVGIVVYNAQHESLTKAWVEGFTQETGIPVTLRNGDDTEMGNQIVQEGADSPADVFLTENSPAMVLVDNAALFAPVDKTTLEQVDSAYRPAHGKWVGIAARSTVFVYNPSKLPQAQLPKSIMDLAEPSWKGRWGASPGGADFQAIVAAMLEQKGEAATLDWLKAMKTNFTAYRGNSSVLKAVNAGQIDSGVIYHYYSFVDQAKTGENSKNTALHYFKHKDPGAFVSISGGGVLASSKHKENAQAFLKWITGKDGQAILKNGKSFEYAVGKNAESNPKLVPLQQLDAPSVDASKLDSKKAVELMTQAGLL; translated from the coding sequence ATGAAGTCCCCTATCCCTTCGTTCCTCAAAAAGGCCTTGCTGGCCACCGCACTGCTGAGTGCTGGCCACGTGTACGCTGCCGATGCCGTCGGCATCGTGGTCTACAACGCACAGCATGAAAGCCTGACCAAAGCCTGGGTCGAAGGTTTTACGCAGGAAACCGGTATTCCGGTGACCTTGCGCAACGGCGATGATACTGAAATGGGCAACCAGATCGTACAGGAAGGCGCCGACTCGCCAGCCGATGTGTTCCTCACCGAAAACTCCCCGGCGATGGTCCTGGTCGACAACGCCGCTTTGTTTGCGCCCGTGGACAAAACCACCCTGGAACAGGTCGACTCGGCCTATCGCCCGGCCCACGGCAAATGGGTGGGGATCGCTGCGCGTTCCACGGTGTTCGTCTACAACCCGAGCAAGCTACCCCAAGCGCAGTTGCCGAAATCGATCATGGACCTTGCCGAACCAAGCTGGAAAGGTCGCTGGGGCGCATCCCCCGGTGGCGCTGACTTCCAGGCGATCGTTGCCGCCATGCTGGAACAGAAAGGCGAAGCCGCCACCCTGGACTGGCTCAAGGCGATGAAAACCAACTTCACCGCGTACCGGGGCAACAGCTCGGTGCTCAAGGCGGTGAACGCCGGGCAGATCGACAGCGGCGTGATCTACCACTATTACAGCTTCGTCGATCAGGCCAAGACCGGCGAGAACAGCAAGAACACCGCTTTGCACTACTTCAAGCACAAGGATCCGGGGGCGTTCGTGAGCATTTCCGGGGGCGGTGTCCTGGCTTCCAGCAAGCACAAGGAAAATGCCCAGGCGTTCCTCAAATGGATCACCGGCAAGGACGGCCAGGCCATCCTCAAGAACGGTAAATCGTTTGAATACGCCGTGGGCAAGAACGCCGAATCCAACCCTAAACTGGTGCCTTTGCAGCAGCTCGACGCGCCGTCCGTCGACGCCTCGAAACTCGACAGTAAAAAAGCCGTGGAGCTGATGACTCAGGCGGGACTGCTTTAA